One segment of Syntrophales bacterium DNA contains the following:
- a CDS encoding TonB family protein, whose amino-acid sequence MPAKKILILSLVISLAGHLLTLSLTGFIDMQGGSEREDILTIDLKEPWKRPGKNRGEKEKVEPPQPQIEGETTSSEYLEKTAALDSNDDRYISYLRKIKKKIENIWTYPQKAYEQKEEGVAVVKFSITKSGALLDPVIMTSSGSKLLDGETIGAVKAAAPYDPLPRHFNLSRLNIVAEFQYRLTE is encoded by the coding sequence ATGCCTGCAAAAAAAATCTTAATTCTGTCTCTCGTGATTTCTCTTGCCGGCCACCTGCTGACGCTATCACTAACCGGCTTTATTGATATGCAGGGAGGTAGCGAGAGGGAGGACATCTTAACTATTGATCTGAAAGAACCATGGAAAAGGCCTGGTAAAAATCGAGGAGAAAAAGAGAAAGTGGAGCCGCCTCAGCCTCAGATTGAGGGAGAAACAACCAGTAGCGAATACCTCGAAAAGACGGCCGCTCTGGACAGCAACGATGACAGGTATATTTCTTACCTGAGAAAAATAAAGAAAAAGATAGAGAATATATGGACGTATCCACAAAAAGCCTATGAACAAAAGGAAGAGGGGGTTGCCGTAGTTAAATTTTCTATTACCAAGAGCGGTGCATTGCTGGACCCGGTTATCATGACATCCTCAGGTTCTAAATTACTCGATGGGGAAACCATTGGTGCGGTCAAAGCAGCGGCCCCTTACGATCCCCTTCCCCGGCACTTTAACCTTTCAAGGTTGAATATCGTTGCCGAATTCCAGTACAGACTGACCGAGTAA
- a CDS encoding histidine phosphatase family protein — protein MNVYTRLYLVRHGQVVNFSEGTYNGHKDVDITELGVRQMEAVAKRLRDKNLTGVYCSDLIRAKRGAEIIAAEHGLKPEAYPTLRELNIGLWEGLTPEETEAQFPGALDKRRKRLVYYRIPGGESIRDLAKRVIPTLEGILHANYGKNIVLVAHGGVNRVIFADAMNLALKYFYSLEQDYGCLNIIDYFSDCAVIKLMNGQSVHGC, from the coding sequence ATGAACGTCTATACCAGATTATATTTGGTAAGACATGGACAGGTGGTAAACTTTTCAGAGGGGACGTACAACGGCCATAAGGACGTAGACATAACCGAATTAGGGGTCAGGCAGATGGAGGCGGTGGCGAAGAGGCTCAGGGATAAGAATCTAACGGGTGTCTATTGCAGTGACCTGATCCGGGCAAAGAGGGGGGCTGAGATCATTGCCGCAGAACATGGCCTCAAGCCTGAGGCCTACCCCACCCTGCGGGAGCTGAACATCGGACTGTGGGAAGGGCTAACTCCCGAGGAGACAGAAGCACAGTTCCCCGGCGCATTGGATAAACGAAGGAAAAGATTGGTTTATTACAGAATACCGGGAGGGGAAAGTATCCGTGATCTGGCTAAAAGAGTCATCCCCACCTTAGAGGGAATTCTGCATGCAAACTACGGGAAAAATATTGTTCTTGTTGCCCATGGAGGAGTAAATCGTGTGATCTTTGCTGACGCCATGAACCTTGCCCTGAAATATTTTTATTCCCTTGAACAGGACTACGGCTGCCTGAATATCATAGACTACTTCTCCGATTGTGCAGTTATTAAGCTGATGAACGGGCAGTCAGTACATGGTTGCTGA